The genomic DNA GCGCCCTCTACGGCGAAAAGAGACGTCATTCTTACAGCTTCTGACAGCTTCAAGCTCCCGAGCTCCCTCACCCAGGTCCTGTGCGCCCAGACAGCTCACCCAGTCACTCactccctctctcactcaaTCCCTTGCTCATCATCATGTCGCATATGTCACTTTTACACATGTCACCGGAGCCTGATGCGGCACTAACCCAttgttctcctcctcctcctcatgcCACTCCGTGCTGAACGCCTTTCCCAATaaaaccccctccccctccccctccccctcttccatGGTTGCTGTCACTCACTCCTCATCCATTGGCATCCgacacatacatacacacacacattctctctctctcaccacATATCATTGAGCCTCAGTCAAGAGCACAATGACCGATCGAGGAGAGGGCTGGAACGCCCGTCTGGGCGTGAATACGAACGAAATCCCGACGCCCCAACACCTGCCCAACGCGACGTCGGGCGCAGAACAAGACCGGTACGGCGGCTGGTTCGGCGGAAGggtcgccgacaaggccggcgagaagaTGGACCAGGCCGCTGAGGCTGTCAAGGAGAACCTCCctcgcggcgccggcgccgaacaAGAACGCTTCGGCGGCTGGTTCGGTGGCAAcaaggccgacaaggccgCTGACAAGATCCGGGAGAACGTGCCCCACGGCACCGCTGCTGAGCAGGAGCGCGTCGCCGGCTGGTtcggcgacaaggccgacaaggCGGCCCGCAAGTTCGACCAGGCCGCCGGGAAGGTCAAGGAGAACATCCCGcgtggcgctggcgctgagCAGGATCGCTACGAGGGCTggttcggcggcgacaagcTGCCTTCCGCCGAGGACTTCAACGAGAGGCTGCCGCACGTCTCGGGCGCCGAGCAGGATCGGTATAACCGCTggttcggcggcgacaagggACCTTCGGGCACCTGGGTCCGAGAGCACCTCCCGCAGGCCTCGGGTGCCGAGCAGGACCGCTACGCCTCCCATTGGGAGGGCGCCGCGGACAAGCTCACcgacaagatcaaggagaagTTCCCGCGCGGCACCGCTGCCGAGCAGGAGCACGTCGCCGGCTGGTtcggcgacaaggccgacaaggCGGCCCGCAAGTTCgaccaggccgccgagaaggtcAAGGAAAACATCCcacgcggcgccggcgccgagcaggagcGTTTCGGCGGCTggttcggcggcgacaagctgccgtcgacctcgcaGGCGGCGGAGCATTTGCCCAAGGCCTCCGGAGCCGAGCAGGACCCATTCGGATCCCACTTCGAGGGCaaggcgccgtcggcggacCGCATCTACAGAAAGCTCCCCAGGGTGTCGGGCGCCGAGCAGGATCGGTACAGCTCCCACTTCAGCCTTCACCCGAGCAACCCCGTCAacacggcgacgacgacgacgctcggcctcctccagAACGCCCTCCTCCCGTCCTTCGGCCTCCACGCCGGCCTCAGCACCGTCGCGTACGCCGTCGCTCGGTACACCGACAGAGCCGAGGCGAAGGACTGGCTGTGGCCTTCGGGCCAGGTCGCCAACGCCTGGTGgacggccatcggcgcccGCGTCGTCCACGACGGCCTCTCGGTCCCGGCGGCCTGGAACTCGCTCGGCTACACCCAGAAGCTGCTCCTCTCGGGCGTCAGCGCCTGGGGCGTGCGCCTCTTCTACCGCGTCGCCTCCCGCAGCGTGAAGCGCGGCAAGGACGACGCCCGCTACGTGGCCGCCAAGAAGAGAGACCCCAAGTTCTGGGACAAGGCCTTCTTCACCATGTTCCTGCCCGAGGCCGCGCTGCAGGCCCTGATCGCCCTGCCCTTCACCCTGCCCTTCCGCGCGCCCCTCACCTGCGCCGCCAGCTCGCCCTTCACCGACTACCCCGAGACCTTCCACAGCCTGGCCGTCTTCCTGTTCACCGCCGGCTTCGCCCTTGAGACCCTCGCCGATACCCAGCTGGAGGACCACTCCCGCAAGAGCAACGAGCTCAACCGCGAAGGCGTTTGGAGCATCGTCCGCCACCCCAAGTGAGTGCTCATAtgcgcccctcccccctcctcctccttgtgTTCCAATGACCAAAATACTGACAAATGACTCTCCCCAGctacctcggcgacgccctctGCCACCTATCCTTCCCCGTCCTCCTCTACAGCGCCGGCATGCTGCACCCGCTCGCCGCCCTGGGCCCTGTCTTCAACTACTTCATCCTCCGCTACCTCGGAGGCGACAAGGAGAACGAGGCCAGCCAGGAGGAGCGCTACGCGAAGGAGAACCCGCTCAAGTTCCAGCAGCTGCAGGAGTACAAGCGCGACAAGAACAGCTTCTGGCCCAGTCTCAGCGAGTACGACAACAAGTGGGTGCTGAccgtcgcggccgtcggcgccgtcggcgttgtTGTCGAGAGGGGTCTCTTGGCCTACTTCCGGGGCTGAGAAAGATGATGTATGACGGGAACATGTGTTTTAATTAGTGTAATTATTGCCTGTGAATCACGGCAGATATCAAAAACGATGTTTTTTCTTGTTCAATCTGCTGACTGTGTGCATTGCCTATGTTGTCGGATGGAAACCATCACTCACGTACAATGTGATCGCTTCTCTTACATGTTGTATGGAATATCATACCACCGTCTAACTGCTTTAACAATGTTCTAGTTACATCTCCATCATTATTTCATCGACTTTCAAGCCTTACATGTACATGTATTCTTCCTCTATATACAAAATCCCCCCACCCCTCTTGCAACCTACACCAGCgccaggtcgaggacgatgcTGGGCGTGCCCTCGAAGCCCGCGGGCATGGAGTACGTGAAGTTCCAGAACTCAAAGTCGCGGATCGGCGAGCCCGTGCCGCCGAGGGAGCCGGCGAACGACAGGCTGTACGTCTCGTTGACGTTGCCCGAgacgttgacggcgaggccCTGGACATCGGCCCAGCCGGTGACGGTGGGCTTCTTGAGGAAcgtggcgacgacgaaggtgAAGATGGAGTCGGCGGTGCCGTTGGGGTAGGCAAGGCTCAGCTTGTTGggggcgacgtcgacgtcgagttCCATCTCGGTTGGGTAGAGCTGATGATGGTGTTAGTTGGGGGGCGCacagtgagtgagtgggagAGTGAGGGGGTGAATGTGAAAGAGATGTAAAGAGAAGGATTCTCGAGAAAGACGTACCGAGATAAAGGCAACCTCGTCGCCCGTGTTCCACTGAATCACGGCCGGGTTGAAGGACTGCTGGTTCAGCGACGGCCCTCCGATGACGTTCTCCTTGAAGGACTCGGCGCCGATCGTCAGGTTGTCCGACAGCCAGGACGAGATGTTGCGCGGGACGAGGTCGTAGGGCGGGTAGAAGGTGGACGCCGTGAAGGAGCGCTCGCCGGAGAAGGTCGTCAGGTTcgcgacgaggccatcggGCAGAAGGCTCTCGTGGaactcggcgaggacggcgaagaggggCGCCCAGGCGTAGTCGGCGGCGTGGGACATGACTTGGGGCTGTCGATGGGGTGTCAGTATCGTTCTTCTCTCGAATACAaaacctcctcctccctggggggggggggggggggggggggggtgaatGGATCAACTCACAGCCGATATCAGAGACGAGTTCTCCTTGCCGAGAAGTGTCCAGAACCACAGAGCCATGAGGCTGACGTAGCGGTTCATGTCGTAGCCGTAGGCGCGGTCCCAGGGGCCGGCCATGTTCTTCATGCCCGGGTGCCAcagctgggcgacggcgcTCCACGTGTCGGCGAGCATCTGGGGCCCCTTGGCCGTCATGACCGAGTCCTCGGGGAGGTACTTGCACCAGAGGATGAGGCCGAAGAGCGAGACGCCCGTGTAGGTGCCCGAGTTGAACTCGGACAGCGTGTTGGCGCGGTCGAAGAGGTCGATGATCTCCTGGGCGTACTTCTCGCCCGACTGCGTCatgttggcgtcggcgaggcggcggccggtgTAGCCAGAGACGAAGGCGCGCATGATggcctggaggaggaggaggatcgCCCAGTCAGTCAGGAGTTGGgtgggatggggggggtTTCTCCCAGATTCCCAAAAGCACACTATGGGTTTGGATACACATACCGGGTTGCTGTAGGCCGGGTAcaggttgtcgtcgtcgacgccgccgacgcggtACTCGTCGCCCTTTGTGGTGTTGTGCAGCGACTCGAGGATGAGGTCCTGCGTGTCGTTGCTCAGGAGGTGCGGGAACTCCTCGAGGGCCATGACGAGCGTCGTGCCGACGAAGCCGCGCCAGTTGGGGTCCCAGGAGTTGTAGATCTTGCCCAGGTAGTGCGGCGAGCCGACGTAGGGCTCCTCGGGGTACATCTGGTAGCCGCCGTACCTGTGTGCTGCATGTGAGATGGAGTGTTTTTccaaagaaaagagaacttGTCTCGCTCATGAAAGACTCACCACTGCTCCGGCTCGGCCTTGAATTGGGCGCCAatggtgttggtgatgatCCTCTCGGCCtgcgcggcgtcgtcgccctcgttgCGCGCCAGGAGACCCAGCGCGTACCAGGTGGAACTGCGCGTCTCGTGCCTCAGCGCCGAGCTGGCCCCGAAGTCGTACAGATAGCCCGCCGAGCGGTCGTAGTACTGGTCCATCCAGGCCATGGACTCGTTCAGGAGGCCCTGGGCGTGGACGGGCATGGAGGCGACGtaggacgaggccgtcaccgAGCTGGCGGCCAGGGCCATGATGCCCACCGCCTTGGACGTGCTGAAGACCATCGTGAGAGGGGTAGAGGAACACAAACGACGAGGAAGCTGCAAAAGTCTCGAAGAACCCAAggacgaagagagagagactcaAAAGACCTCAGGGACCCGGCTCATCTTAATATAGGTGCATGGCCGAATGCTTGAGTCGACTCTCCGCGGCCAAGCCCGCGGGCCAAGAGTCGCATCCATCGCAGGACCCAAGgggccgtcgtcatcgccatccaCCTCTCGGCAACTCCCCAGGTTACCTCGCGCGCGTGACTGACGACGGCAGTGGGCAGAGTCCCCGTACCAAGACATGTCATCCACCGGCGAGCCCCAACATCGGAAAGCTAAGCTACCGCTACCCTAGTCCCCGCTGCTGCGATGGCCCTTGGCACCCCGGTGGTTGGGATGGGGGGGCCACCGGGTCGGTGTTGATGACCGCGTTAGGTAAGAATGCGGAGGTGATAACGGGGGGTGGGAACCGGGAAATCAGACTATCACTTTATCAGTCTATCAGCAGACACAGatctcctctctctcgacGGGTGGGACGTTGAAGAGCCGTTCGGGACATCCCCGAGCGAAACAGAACAGGCGATAGCGGAGCGCGATATTGGGGCGGGGGGGCACTTAcggagagagacggagagaggACAAGACAAAAACAAACCAGAAGAAAAAGCCGGGGGAGATGCTTGATTAGCCCTCAACAGGGGTTGTCCTTGACGGGGATGAGATGACTCGATGGGACGCACCCCTGGCGACTAGAGATTGTGTTTCTTCTCCGCATTTTCCTCCTTCTTTTCGGGTCGAGAACCACGCAACTAATGCAGAAGAACGGTGCGAGGTCGGTTGTCAACCACCCACACACGCAGCGGAAAGTAGGGTCTGAGTCTGATgggccgggggggagggggttgagGGCTCCGGCCCGGCTTTGACCGGGTGAGATACTGTCACTTCCATCGATACCATCAACCGCGGCTCTTTTCCCGTATCTCATACTCGCTTTCTTTAGTgtccttttccccctctgcACGCTAGTGatctgccccccccccatcggATCGCGGCAAACAACGGCTTGTCTCCGGGTTGCGGCCAACTTGGACAATGATCCGACAAGAGTGTGTTGCTGGCGCGGTGTGTGCTATCAATTGTGGACTAACGGCAATCTGGGGGCGGAAAACGCCGTAGGGGTCCCTTTTGTATCTTTGCATGGATGGAAACCGTAGATATATGTTTGTGGTAGAGCCCGCCCGCGCGGAAACGGGGGGGAATCACCTCATACGATGGGCACGAGATCATTGTTCCACTGTGGTTTTTTGACGATCGACGATTGAGTCTTTGTAAACCGGAAGACAACTCGCAATAGTCGCAAAgaaacacacacatacaAGACAGACGCACAATGGCAGACGTCAAGGCGCCCACAGACAtctcgtcgagcccgaggcgGAGCGTTGACGCCGCCCCGGAAAAgaacctcgacgccgacgagctccgTCTGGCCCAGATGGGTGAGTTTGTCCCAGAGCCACAAGAGCAAATCAACCACCCATGACCTTGAATATTTCCATCTCtaacacacacacgcgcCCAACAGGCCATACGCAGGAGCTCAAGCGGCACTTCAGCACGCTCAgcctcatcggcctcgcgtcgacgacgaccattTCCTGGAccggtctcggcctcggcctcatcaCGGAGATCAACGCCGGCGGGCCGGGCGCCGTCATCTACGGCTTCATCCTCGTCACGCTGCTGCAGtgcttcctcggcgcctcgCTCGCCGAGTTCGTGTCGTCGTACCCGACCGAGGGCGGCATGTACCACTGGATCGCCGCCGTGGCGCCCAGGCGCATGACGGGCGTGCTGAGCTTCTTCACCGGCTGGTTCAGCGTACTCGGCTGTAAGTCTCGGTcatttctttctttcttccttcctATGTCGTCCTGTCGTTTTCAACGGGCGTTATCACAAAAACTACCCCTCTTCGTCTTTGCTGACCACAGCCCCCCCCAGGGATCTTCacgaccgcctcgacgaACCTCATCTACGCCCAGGTCCTCATggccctcatcgccgtctaccacggcgacctcgagatCCAGGCGTGGCAGACCTTCATCGTCTACCAGGGCCTGAACCTCATCACGGCCTGCATCGTCATGTTCGGCAACAAGATCATCCCCGGCCTCAACAAGTTCTCGCTCTTCTACCTGCAGATCGGCTGGCTCGCCGTCATggtcaccgtcgccgctTGCGCGCCCACCCACCGCGACCCGGAGTTCGTCTTCCGCACCTGGATCAACAACACGGGCTGGGAGAACCAGGTCGTCTGCTTCATCATGGGGCTCGTCAACCCGCTGTACagtctcggcggccttgacgggGTGACGCACATCACGGAGGAGATGCCTAACGTGAGTCCATCCCGGCTCGCATCATGATGCGGCAGATTTAGGACGGACTTTGCTGACTGATCTACGGATAGCCCTCGCGGAACGCCCCCCttgccatcgccatcacGCTCTGCATCGCCTTCGTCACGGGCATTACGTACCTCATCACCCTCATGTTCTCCATCCAGGACTTCGACGCCTTGTCCACGACCAACACCGGCCTGCCGCTCGCCGAGCTGTTCCGCCAGGTCACgcagggcgccggcggggccTTCGGTCTGaccttcatcctcttcgtcgccctggGCCCCTGCGTCGTGAGCTCGCAGCTGAGCACCGGAAGAGTCTTCTGGGCCTTCTCGAGAGACGGCGCTATGCCCTTCTCCAGAGTGTGAGTTTCTCTGTTGTGTCCCCCCTTTGCATGAGCCATACTGACGGAACTCATTACCAGCTGGTCGAGAGTCCACGCCAAGTGGCAGGTCCCCATGAACTCCCAgctcgccgtcaccgccatcGTGGCGGCGCTGGGCTGCCTCTACCTcggctcctcgacggccttcaACTCGctcctcggcaccgccgtcaccatcaacaacatctcATACATGTTCCCGATCCTCACGAACCTCCTAACCCGGCGCAAGAACATGCACCACGGCGTCTTTCACATGGGCCCCACACTCGGTCCCGTCGTCAACAGCGTCACCGTGTGCTGGCTGACCTtcgccatcgtcttcttctccttcccctACGTCAAGCCCGTCGAGCCCGCCAACATGAACTACACGTGCGTCGTGGTAGGCGGCCTCACCGTCCTGGTTGGAGCCTGGTGGCTCAAGGCCGGGTCGAAGTATAGCGAGAAGATGCTCCAGGCGAAGGAAGAGTAAAATGGCTAGTGTGATAGTACTTGGCAATTTAATAGGGGCAGGATAGTTATTCCGAGGAGTTTTAGACTACAGTAGCTTGTACGACGTAAAGACCGGTAACAGCCACAAGACTGAAGGGCAGAGAAGAGCCCTTCAAGTGATATATCGTGTGAGCGTAAGAGACGGGGATAGGGGTCGATGTAGTTGGAATACAGTAAATTGACTTGCGTCCCTGGATCTGCCATGTGTCTCGAGCAATGTGACGTGCCTTTAGGATTTAGGACGCATGTAACCATCAAACCACCCCACGCCTCCGCATGTTTCCACAACAAGACCTCTTTTCATGGGGAAATCCAAGTGTCCGGTCCGCTTAGGGGTCAAGGTTGCTCGCCCACCGGGTCTTTGGGTTTAGCCACGTGGGGTTTGACGGGTCCAAGAggcccccccctccccctcttcacGAAATGAGCTACCGGTGATACCGGCTGAGTGACGCCGGTGACCGGGAAATTTGCCGATGTCTACTATTGAGTCAGTGATGGTACCTGTGTGAAGTATATTGCACTTGGAGAAATCGGTGCGCCCAGTCGAGACAAAAGAGTCGTTGCCATCTCCCTGGGACCTGCCTCCTGATTTCTCACAACTTGTTCTCTACTCAACTGACACATCTCTTACACCGATCTATCCAAAATACCCTACTTGATTACTTCTGTTCCTTCATCCAAGTATTAGACAACTCATAGTGATATCGAGAGAAGATGAGACTCATCATTAGACCCGACAGCAGGTCGGCATCAGCTCATGTGGCCCATTACATCCTGGGTATGAACCTCTTCGTCACTTAGCACGCCAGTGGTCTATCACAAGTAGCATGTTGCCCTAACAGTCTCTAGACCGCATAAGGACATTCCAACCAACACCTGAGAAGCCGTTTGTTCTTGGACTCCCTACGGGCAGCAGCCCCATCCAGATCTACGAGATCCTTGTTGCGGAATACAAAGCCGGCCGCATCTCATTCGAAAATGTCATTACCTTTAACATGGTCAGTTTTTCCAACGTCATCTCAAAGAATTTATAACAGAaacccccctctctcttgtATCACCAAAGCCCTCCGAACTAACACAAACCATCCAGGATGAGTATGTCGGACTGCCTCAGACACACCCGGAGTCCTACCACAGCTTCATGTTCCGCCACTTCTTCTCGCACGTGGACATCAAGCCCGAAAACGTACACATCCTCAACGGCAACGCGTCTGACCTGGACGCCGAGTGCGCTGCGTACGAGGACCGGATTCGGGCCGTTGGCGGCATCGatctcttcctcggcggcgtcggcccgGACGGCCACATCGCCTTCAACGAGCCGGGTTCGAGCTTGGCGTCCCGTACTAGAGTGAAGACGCTGGCGATGGACACGATACGCGCCAACGCCcgcttcttcggcggcgacctgaAGAAGGTGCCGCAGATGGCGCTCACTGTTGGCGTTCAGACCGTCATGGAGGTAGGTTTCCCAACGACTGGATGAGTATGCTAGGCAGGTTGGACTGACCAGTGACGAACCGCCGGGCAGGCGAGAGAAGTGGTCATCATTGTGAATGGTGCAAACAAGTCTATTGCTCTTCAGAAAGCgatcgagggcggcgtcaaTCACATGTGGACGCTGTCGTGTCTCCAACTCCACCCTTACTCGATGATTGTCGCGGACGAGGATGCGACGCTGGAGTTGCAGGTCAAGACTGTCAAGGTACGTGGGGACGAGAGTCCGGACTGGAATCTCTGCTGACTGTGTCGGGGCAGTACTTCAAGAGCATCGAAAAGGTCGGACTGGGTAAGGGATTCGAGCAGAAGCTCCCCTTGAGACTGAGGACCGTGTCGCTCGTCAGCCCTCCTCAGACGCCCGCCGACAGCAAGGCGGCATTTGACGAAGATCATCTCGTGGAGCTGACTCCGGACAGCATGTCGTCTCGCATTGCGACGTGGCCTGTTATTTGAGCCGACAGAACGATTGACAACGAGCATCTGGGAAAGGAGACCATTGGCAGATGTGCCACATGTATTTATGAGGCGTTACACGGGTGGAATGATTATATATGACTTGAATGTGCTTCACGTACAACGGCTATGGGACACTCCCGAAGAAAGCAAGCGACATTGATCATCAGCCTCCCTGAGTCTCATACGACCAGAGGTTGTATCCAGCCTGGAGGCTAGCCTGATCAAAGATGTACCATGAGTTGTCCAGGTTGCGTATTTCCTGCTCAAAACCTTCGGCATCTCCGGACGCGGGTGTGTGTAGTCCCTGAAGCTTCTGATCAAGCCGCGAGGCCAGAATCCCCCTGAGGCTTGGTTTCGGCTCATGCATCTCCTTCAACTTTTGCAGATGGATATTTACGTTTTCCAAATCTGCAGGGGACCATGTTAGTCAGACACACAAAAACTCATCATGTGACAACACAAAGCCAACCCCAACATACCATCAGGTTCTCCGACGCCTCCATCAACCCCCTGGAGTACGATGAGAGCAGCCCATGTGATCATGACCAGATCCCAGTTGGACCAGATGGATGAGTCGCACATCTGGAGCTTGACagccgcccgcgccgagaCGAGAAGCTCGTGCTGCTCCTTGGGCGTTGTGTTAGAGAAGAGGTTGCAGCCCCTGGCCGGGTGGTATATGGACAAGACCAGGAGCCGGTGCAGGATGTACTGCCGGAAcacgagcttcttctcgtgCTCCGAATCAAAGTCCTTGTCGCTGAACTCGACGAGCCAGTCGTCCAGCTGCCGCGCCCAGTCgcggatgacggcgccgtcgacgccgctgaAGGAGACGGAAGACATCTGCGCGACGACGCTGGGCTCGCCTTCGAAGCACGACCAGATCGTCGGGAGACCTCGGCCCGTGAAGTGCGTCAGGCCGGTGtgcatcatcctcgacaGCCGGTAGAGCTGGTCCTGCATCGGGATCTTCAGCCTCGGCAGGGGTGCTTCGATGGGGATGACGGGACACGAGAGGTGGATCGACGCGTGTTCGAGATCCACAATCTGTTGAACgttagaagaagaagaaaaaacgaGGTTCGTCAACGATGCTGGCGAATGAGGGGTCTATTACCTGCAGACCGGAGAACAGGCGTCGCCACTCGCGAGACCGCTCATCGGTATTCGACGGGCAGTGTTCCAGGATGAGGCGGTACGCGAGAGATATCCACACCCCCGTCTCCCTCACGACGGCCTCCCtgagcaggccggcgaggatgatgccCAGCACCGTCTGGAACGCCCACTCTTCCGCGGAGGCCTGGTCCTCGGGCGCCCGGCCGACCTCGCTCTGCGGCATGCACAGCTGGGAGATGGCGCCGCACAGGACGGCGAAGTAGTCCGGCGCCAAGACGGCGACCTCGGGCGGGCCGCGGATGCTCGAGCAGTAGAGCATggaggccagcatcagcggccgcggcgaggagaaggtctGTTTCGTCGGCAGAAAGTGTAGCCCCGGCATGGTCTCGTGGAAGCTACAAAGACGATAAGAAGAGTCAAGAATCAGCGGCCTGAGTCTAGATAGACAAGAAAGACTAAGGGGGGCACAGGGCTGGGAGTATGTAATGGGTACGCACGACAGCCATAGCCGCTTGATCAGGGGTTTGTCCCAGATGTTTGAGCTGATGTTGGAAGCGCAGCTTCTTCTGAGCACGGCGACCGCATTCCACAGGGCGCCGAGTGAGCTCTCCCCGGGCGTCTCGGGCTCGAGCGTCATCAAGTCCGGGGATGCGGGTGactcggcctcttcggcgtcgtcgagcggcggcagccccAGGTGTTCTTCGAGCCGTTTCAGGCGGAGAAAGACGGACCTTTTCAGCAAGGGGCTCTGCTCGTTTGCCTGGAGAAGGGATGCAAGCGAGATGCTTTCACGATGGGATGCCGACTAGAGCAAACACAAGCTGTCAGACGCGAAGCCGCATACATAGCCTATCGGTCTGCGGACCGGATACAGGACCGCGACGGGACAGAACGTACGTTGGCTCGAGGAACAAAGACGCAAGGAACTCCTGCTCGTAAGCATCTTCGACACGTGGACCCGTTCTCGATCCTGCACTTCATCTACACCCCCCGAATAGTCCAGTCAGAGTCGAGACTTTAGGCCGTAGACCTCTTAACAACCAGCCATACCTTTTGCTTCCTGCAGTTGACTGGGCAGGGGGGTAAGACACAAGTATCAGCCTCCAAAGCCACAGGACTGCCGGGGAGCATGGACGATCTGGATGATCAGTGGGCTATGCCACGGCTTACCGCACGCTTTCCGGGCCTTGCTCGGACCCGACGACTCCTCCGTCTCCAGCCCTGCCGACACCTTGTCCCTCCCTTGTTGAATCGACATTGTGGGAATAGCTCATGTAGCGACGAGTCCCACTCTGCTCGTGCGCGGCAACGTTGCGAGAACCTCTCTGTGTCTGCTGGTTGCGGGCGGGCCGGACTGCTGCGGTTTGGCTCTCGGCTGA from Colletotrichum higginsianum IMI 349063 chromosome 3, whole genome shotgun sequence includes the following:
- a CDS encoding C6 finger domain-containing protein — encoded protein: MSIQQGRDKVSAGLETEESSGPSKARKACVNCRKQKMKCRIENGSTCRRCLRAGVPCVFVPRANSASHRESISLASLLQANEQSPLLKRSVFLRLKRLEEHLGLPPLDDAEEAESPASPDLMTLEPETPGESSLGALWNAVAVLRRSCASNISSNIWDKPLIKRLWLSFHETMPGLHFLPTKQTFSSPRPLMLASMLYCSSIRGPPEVAVLAPDYFAVLCGAISQLCMPQSEVGRAPEDQASAEEWAFQTVLGIILAGLLREAVVRETGVWISLAYRLILEHCPSNTDERSREWRRLFSGLQIVDLEHASIHLSCPVIPIEAPLPRLKIPMQDQLYRLSRMMHTGLTHFTGRGLPTIWSCFEGEPSVVAQMSSVSFSGVDGAVIRDWARQLDDWLVEFSDKDFDSEHEKKLVFRQYILHRLLVLSIYHPARGCNLFSNTTPKEQHELLVSARAAVKLQMCDSSIWSNWDLVMITWAALIVLQGVDGGVGEPDDLENVNIHLQKLKEMHEPKPSLRGILASRLDQKLQGLHTPASGDAEGFEQEIRNLDNSWYIFDQASLQAGYNLWSYETQGG
- a CDS encoding Glucosamine-6-phosphate isomerase, with the translated sequence MRLIIRPDSRSASAHVAHYILDRIRTFQPTPEKPFVLGLPTGSSPIQIYEILVAEYKAGRISFENVITFNMDEYVGLPQTHPESYHSFMFRHFFSHVDIKPENVHILNGNASDLDAECAAYEDRIRAVGGIDLFLGGVGPDGHIAFNEPGSSLASRTRVKTLAMDTIRANARFFGGDLKKVPQMALTVGVQTVMEAREVVIIVNGANKSIALQKAIEGGVNHMWTLSCLQLHPYSMIVADEDATLELQVKTVKYFKSIEKVGLGKGFEQKLPLRLRTVSLVSPPQTPADSKAAFDEDHLVELTPDSMSSRIATWPVI
- a CDS encoding Duf1295 domain protein, with the translated sequence MTDRGEGWNARLGVNTNEIPTPQHLPNATSGAEQDRYGGWFGGRVADKAGEKMDQAAEAVKENLPRGAGAEQERFGGWFGGNKADKAADKIRENVPHGTAAEQERVAGWFGDKADKAARKFDQAAGKVKENIPRGAGAEQDRYEGWFGGDKLPSAEDFNERLPHVSGAEQDRYNRWFGGDKGPSGTWVREHLPQASGAEQDRYASHWEGAADKLTDKIKEKFPRGTAAEQEHVAGWFGDKADKAARKFDQAAEKVKENIPRGAGAEQERFGGWFGGDKLPSTSQAAEHLPKASGAEQDPFGSHFEGKAPSADRIYRKLPRVSGAEQDRYSSHFSLHPSNPVNTATTTTLGLLQNALLPSFGLHAGLSTVAYAVARYTDRAEAKDWLWPSGQVANAWWTAIGARVVHDGLSVPAAWNSLGYTQKLLLSGVSAWGVRLFYRVASRSVKRGKDDARYVAAKKRDPKFWDKAFFTMFLPEAALQALIALPFTLPFRAPLTCAASSPFTDYPETFHSLAVFLFTAGFALETLADTQLEDHSRKSNELNREGVWSIVRHPNYLGDALCHLSFPVLLYSAGMLHPLAALGPVFNYFILRYLGGDKENEASQEERYAKENPLKFQQLQEYKRDKNSFWPSLSEYDNKWVLTVAAVGAVGVVVERGLLAYFRG
- a CDS encoding Amino acid permease encodes the protein MADVKAPTDISSSPRRSVDAAPEKNLDADELRLAQMGHTQELKRHFSTLSLIGLASTTTISWTGLGLGLITEINAGGPGAVIYGFILVTLLQCFLGASLAEFVSSYPTEGGMYHWIAAVAPRRMTGVLSFFTGWFSVLGWIFTTASTNLIYAQVLMALIAVYHGDLEIQAWQTFIVYQGLNLITACIVMFGNKIIPGLNKFSLFYLQIGWLAVMVTVAACAPTHRDPEFVFRTWINNTGWENQVVCFIMGLVNPLYSLGGLDGVTHITEEMPNPSRNAPLAIAITLCIAFVTGITYLITLMFSIQDFDALSTTNTGLPLAELFRQVTQGAGGAFGLTFILFVALGPCVVSSQLSTGRVFWAFSRDGAMPFSRVWSRVHAKWQVPMNSQLAVTAIVAALGCLYLGSSTAFNSLLGTAVTINNISYMFPILTNLLTRRKNMHHGVFHMGPTLGPVVNSVTVCWLTFAIVFFSFPYVKPVEPANMNYTCVVVGGLTVLVGAWWLKAGSKYSEKMLQAKEE